The following proteins are encoded in a genomic region of Zea mays cultivar B73 chromosome 9, Zm-B73-REFERENCE-NAM-5.0, whole genome shotgun sequence:
- the LOC103637951 gene encoding uncharacterized protein produces MSSSMGHESSGGGADEEDPAGLQRVIWLRQMLHRWQSSSSRIAAERRSSASDDGDRANPDDANATTDQSSNGDPTPAAADNASSSSSSRNQMLPAAPHGAADEEDEDEDRRLLSRVLLVEERRRGCPPDAAACDSPMTPMTPDAPADVPRGCCPVYVGAERRRFVVPTAYLGMPVFRRLLEKAEEEFEFDYHGGAVTIPCDTEAFKYILVVMDRHRHGLVDDDGNEKHEEQDASSS; encoded by the exons ATGTCGTCGTCGATGGGACACGAGAGTAGCGGTGGCGGCGCCGACGAGGAGGACCCCGCCGGCCTCCAGCGGGTCATTTGGTTGCGGCAGATGCTCCACCGCTGGCAGTCCTCCAGCTCCAGGATTGCCGCCGAGAGGAGGTCCAGCGCCAGCGACGACGGCGACAGAGCCAACCCAGACGACGCCAACGCCACGACAGACCAAAGCAGCAACGGCGACCCCACGCCTGCCGCTGCAGACAatgccagcagcagcagcagcagcaggaaccAGATGCTGCCGGCGGCGCCGCATGGTGCGGCGGAcgaggaggacgaggacgaggaccgGCGGCTCCTGTCGCGGGTGCTGCTGGTGGAGGAGCGCAGGCGGGGGTGCCCCCCCGACGCGGCGGCGTGCGACTCGCCGATGACGCCGATGACCCCCGACGCGCCGGCGGACGTGCCCCGCGGGTGCTGCCCCGTGTACGTGGGCGCGGAGCGGCGCCGGTTCGTGGTGCCGACGGCGTACCTGGGCATGCCCGTGTTCCGGCGCCTGCTTGAGAAGGCGGAGGAAGAGTTCGAGTTCGACTACCACGGCGGCGCCGTCACCATCCCCTGCGACACGGAGGCGTTCAAGTACATCCTCGTCGTCATGGACCGCCACCGCCACGGCCTGGTCGACGACG ATGGGAACGAGAAGCACGAAGAGCAAGACGCATCATCTTCGTAG